In the genome of Roseofilum casamattae BLCC-M143, the window GATTGATGGCTTTTTCTAAACCTTCTTCCATCCATCTTTGTCGCACTCTTTCAATCGTTCTTATACTCACATCTAAAGCTGACGCGATTTCACTATCTTTCCATCCTCCTCCCGATTGATTTATATCTGCTTTCAGTAATATTCGTGCATGATTAATTTTTCGGGCTGCTGCTTTTCCGGTTTTCGTCAGTTTTTCTAACTCTTGCCGTTCTTCCTCTGTCAGAGACACTATATATCGTTTGGCTGGCATGGTTTGTTGACTTTTTCCACTCTACCTCTCTATTATCTGCCATTTCTGCATTGACGCAACACTAGTTTGTAATACTCTATTGCCTGTTGGAATTGACCAACATGATCGTAAGCTAACCCCAAATTATTCAACGTGCCTGCTTCTGCTGCTCGGTCTTGCACTTCTTCCAGAATGGGTAAAGCTCGTTGATAATATTCTATTGCCTGTTGTACTTCTCCGGTACTCCGATAAACTTCCCCTAAATTATTTAACAGCTTTGCCTCTGCACCTCGGTCTTGTAAGTCTCTAAATATCGATAAAGCTTGTTGATAATATTCTATTGCTTGTTGGGGTTTTCCAATGTTATCGTCAACTAAGCCCAAATTACTCAACGTAGCTGCTTCTCCCCATCTATTTTGCATAGCTTGGAAAATCTGCAAGGCTTGTCTAAAATACTCTATGGCTTGTTGTGGCTCTCCAACACTGTCATAAACTAAACCTAAATAATTCAAAGTCCTAGCTTCTCCGGCTCTGTCCTGGACTTCTCGTTGAATGTGTAACGCTTGTTGATGATAATCTATGGCCCGTTGTGCTTCTCTGATGTTTTGGTATACTAAACCCAAATCAGTCAAAGTTTTTGCTTCCCCCTCTCGATCTTGCATTTCTCGGAAAATGGGTAAAGCTTGTTTCAAGTGCTTAATTGACTGTTGGGACTGACCAATGCCACTATAAACTTCTCCCAAATTATTCAAGGTCACTGCTTCTCCATGTCGATCTTGTATTGCTTGAGCAATAAATAGAGCTTGTTTGAAATACTCTATAGCT includes:
- a CDS encoding tetratricopeptide repeat protein, coding for MKRIFGTLVALGVWMTPVMVTVGEQPSWGQTPQLSAEEKEAAIVQLINYARQLEQQGKPQEALEIWQKVLVISEKLELRELEASAWNEIGYNAQTVGKLQLSIQAYKQALDLVRALQDRKGEGAILNNLGVTYKNIGQMQRAIEYFKQALFIAQAIQDRHGEAVTLNNLGEVYSGIGQSQQSIKHLKQALPIFREMQDREGEAKTLTDLGLVYQNIREAQRAIDYHQQALHIQREVQDRAGEARTLNYLGLVYDSVGEPQQAIEYFRQALQIFQAMQNRWGEAATLSNLGLVDDNIGKPQQAIEYYQQALSIFRDLQDRGAEAKLLNNLGEVYRSTGEVQQAIEYYQRALPILEEVQDRAAEAGTLNNLGLAYDHVGQFQQAIEYYKLVLRQCRNGR
- a CDS encoding helix-turn-helix domain-containing protein, which translates into the protein MPAKRYIVSLTEEERQELEKLTKTGKAAARKINHARILLKADINQSGGGWKDSEIASALDVSIRTIERVRQRWMEEGLEKAIN